The window GGCTGATCGATCGCGGCGTGCCGTTCACGCGCGACGAGCAGGCGGAGCTGGGCTTTCACCTGACGCGCGAAGGCGGCCACAGCCGGCGACGCATCATCCACGCAGCCGACGCGACCGGGCACGCGGTGGTGAGCACGCTGAGCGAGCAGGCGCGCCGGCATCCCAACATCACCATCCTCGAGGACCATTTCGCCATCGACCTGATCACGGCCGGCAAGCTGGGCCTGCCGGGCAAGCGCTGCTATGGCCTCTATGTACTGGACGATGCCAGCGGCCACGTGCGCACCGTCACGGCGACCCACACCGTGCTGGCCACCGGCGGTGCCGGCAAGGTCTACCTCTACACCACCAATCCGGACACCGCCACCGGCGACGGCATCGCCATGGCGTGGCGCGCGGGCTGCCGGGTGGCGAACATGGAATTCATCCAGTTCCACCCGACCTGCCTGTACCACCCCTATGCCAAGTCCTTCCTGATCTCCGAGGCCGTGCGCGGCGAAGGCGGCCTGCTGCGCCTGCCCGATGGCACCCGCTTCATGCCGGCCCACGATGCGCGCGCCGAGCTGGCACCGCGCGACGTGGTCGCACGCGCCATCGACTTCGAGATGAAGAAGCACGGCCTGGACTACGTCCACCTGGACATCAGCCACCAGCCGGAAGCCTTCCTGCGCGAACACTTCCCCACCATCCACGCACGCTGCCTGGAACTGGGCATCGACATCGCGCGCGAGCCGATCCCGGTGGTGCCGGCGGCGCACTATACCTGCGGCGGCGTGGTCACCGATACCGCCGGGCGCACCGACCTCGCCAACCTCTACGCCGTCGGCGAATCGGCCTGCACCGGGCTGCACGGCGCCAACCGCCTCGCCTCGAATTCCCTGCTGGAGTGCATGGTGATCGGCCGCGCGGCCGCCGCGCATATCGCTGTTCAGGACAAGAGCACGCGCCCGGACGTCGCCCTGCCCGCCTGGGATGAAAGCCGCGTCTCCGACGCGGACGAGGAGGTGGTGGTGTCGCACAACTGGGACGAACTGCGACGCATGATGTGGAACTACGTCGGGATCGTGCGCACCAGCAAGCGGCTCGAACGCGCACAGCACCGCATCGGCCTGCTGCGTGAGGAAATCGGCGAGTACTATGCCAATTTCCGCGTCACGCGCGACCTGCTGGAATTGCGCAACCTGGTCGAGGTCAGCTCGCTGATCGTGGACAGCGCGTACTCGCGTCACGAAAGCCGCGGCTTGCATTTCAGCCGCGACTATCCCGACACCTTGCCCAAGGCGCTGCCGACCGTGATGCAGCCGCCTTCGCGGCAGCGCTAGGAAAACCCCGCACGGCGGCGGGCAACGGGCGCCGCACGGCGCCCGTTACCTACTCGATGATGCGCAGGGAGTAGTCGGTGGCGCGCACGTCCTTGGTCAGCGCGCCGACCGAGATGCGGTCGACACCGGTCTGTGCGAACGCGCGGATGGTCTCGTGATTGACGCCCCCGGAGACTTCCAGCAAGGCGCGGCCGGCATTGATGCGCACGGCGTCGCGCATCATCGGCTCGGTGAAGTTGTCGATCAGGATGGAGCGCGCACCGGCGGCCAGCGCCTCCTCCAGCTCAGCGAGCGTCTCTACTTCGACCTGCACCGACACGCCGCTGCCGAGCTGCTCGGCGGCGCGCAGGGCGGCAGTGATGCCGCCTGCCGCGGCAATGTGGTTTTCCTTGATCAGGATGCCGTCGTACAGCGCCAGGCGCTGGTTCTCGCCACCGCCGACCTTGACCGCGTACTTCTGCGCCAGGCGCAGCCCGGGCAAGGTCTTGCGGGTATCCAGCACGCGCGCATGCGTGCCCGCGACCAGGTCGGCGTAGCGCCGCGTGGCGCTCGCCACGCCGGACAGCAACTGCAGGAAATTCAGCGATGGCCGCTCGGCCGTCAACAGGGAACGCGCCGGCCCGGTAATCTCGCACACCACGGAATCCGCCTCCATCAGCGCGCCCTCCTCCTGCAGCCAGCGCACCTCCAGGGCGGGATCGACCGCGCGCATGCAGGCATCGAACCAGGGCCGGCCGCACAGCACGGCGCGCTCGCGCACGATGACGCGCGCTCGTGCCGGCTTGCCGGCCGGCACCAGCATGCCGGTCAGGTCGCCGCTGCCGACATCCTCGGCGATCGCGGCGCGCACATTGTCCTGCAAGGCCTCGGCCAGCGCTGCTCCGTAGCCGTCGAAAATCGGATTGATGCTGGCGGTGCTCATGCCGGACCCACTCCCTGGAACAGCGCCTGCTCCTTGGCCAGGTCGGCCGACGGGCGCACATTGGTCTTCTGCGCAGCAGCGAAACCGAGCATGCGGTCGATGCAGGTGTAGGCCTGGCGCCCGAGCTGCGCGTCGACATGGATCTCGTTGCGGCCGGTCTCCAGCACCTCGGCCAGGTTGCTCAGCGCGTTCATGGCCATCCACGGGCAGTGCGCGCAGCTCTTGCAGGTGGCGCTGTTGCCTGCAGTCGGTGCCTCGATGAAGTGCTTGCCGGGGGCAGCCATGCGCATCTTGTGGAGGATGCCGTTGTCGGTGGCGACGATGAATTCGGTGGCGTCCAGCGACTGCGCGGCCGCGATCAGCTGCGAGGTCGAACCGACCACGTCGGCCTGGGCCACCACGTTCGCCGGCGACTCGGGGTGCACCAGGATCCTGGCCTTGGGAAACTCGCGGCGCAGCAGATCCAGCTCGATGCCCTTGAACTCGTCGTGGACGAGGCAGGAGCCCTGCCACAGCAGCATGTCGGCGCCGGTCTGCTGCTGGATATAGCTGCCCAGGTGCTTGTCCGGCGCCCACAGGATCTTCTCGCCGCGGGCGTGCAGGTGCTCGACGATCTTGAGGCCGATGCTCGACGTCACCATCCAGTCGGCGCGCGCCTTCACCGCGGCACTGGTGTTGGCATAGACCACCACGGTGCGGTCCGGATGGGCATCGCAGAAGGCGCTGAACTCGTCGGCCGGACAACCGAGATCGAGCGAGCAGGTCGCATCCAGGTCCGGCATCAGGATGGTCTTTTCCGGGCTGAGGATCTTTGCGGTCTCGCCCATGAAGCGCACGCCGGCCACCACCAGGGTCTTGGCCGGGTGATCGCGGCCGAAGCGCGCCATCTCCAGCGAGTCGGACACGCAGCCGCCGGTTTCTTCGGCCAGGTCCTGCAGGTCGGCGTCCACATAATAGTGGGCCACCAGCACGGCATCGCGCGCCTTGAGCAAGGCGCGGATCCGCGCCTTGAGTTCGCTGCGCTCGGCGGCGTTCAGCGCCGGCGGCACCTTGGCCCAGGCATGGGCCACGCAACTGCCGCCGGCGGCGCCGTTGGCATCCGCCACGTTCGGCTTCTCGAACTCGACGGTCTTGATCGTCTGTGGGGTCATTTCGTACTACTCCCTCGGCTACTCCCGGTGCTTCCGGCTCTCCTCCCGAAGCGTCTCCTGCGCCCGCCGCCTGCGGCGTGCCCATGCGACCTGTCGGCAGGATGTGAGGGCAGTCTAGCGAAAAGAAAAGCCCCGCCAGGTGGCGGGGCTTTTCTTGAGCCTTTCGGGCGCGGGCCTGATTGTATCAGGCGTAGCGGCGCAGACGCAGGGAAAAGTCCTGCAGGGCCTGGATGCCGCTGGCCTCGGCGCGGTGGCACCAGGCCTGCAGCTGCTGCAGCAGCTGTTCACGCGTCAGGTTGGAGCGACCCCAGATCGCGGCCAGCTCGCGGCGCATTTCCACGAAGGTGTGCAGCGACTTGTTCTGCTGGACGATGTCGGCCAGCTGCTCGCGCTGCGTGGCAGCCAGCTTGCCCTCCTCGCGGTGGAACCACTTGCGAGCCGGCTTGAAGTCGCGGTAGGCAGGCAGGCTGCCGGCCTTCAGCTTCTGCAGCTCGTCCTTGTAGGCCGCCTTGACGGCCTTGGCGTAGCGGGCCATCACGTCGTAGCGGTTGGCGATGATCGCCTCCAGCGTGTTGTGGTCGACCGGACGGGCCTCGACCAGGCGTGCCTTGGGCGGCGTCTTCTTCACCTTGGCCAGACCCACTGCCTGCATGGCGCGGATATAGCCCCAGCCGATGTCGAACTCGTACCATTTGATCGAGAACTTGGCCGAAGTCGGGTAGGTGTGGTGGTTGTTGTGCAGCTCCTCACCGCCGATGATGATGCCCCAGGGCGACACGTTGGTCGACGCGTCCTCGCAATCATAGTTGCGGTATCCCCAGAAGTGGCCCAGGCCGTTGATGATGCCGGCCGCGTGGATCGGGATCCACAGCATCTGCACGGCCCAGACGGTCAGGCCGATGACGCCGAACAGCGCCACGTCGATGATCAGCATCAGGCCCACGCCCTGCCAGCCGAAGCGCGAGTAGACATTGCGCTCGATCCAGTCATCAGGGGTGCCATGGCCGAACTTGGTGATGGTCTCCTTGTTCTTCGCCTCGGCGCGATACAGTTCGGCACCTTCCAGCAGCACCTTGCGGATGCCGCGGGTCTGCGGGCTGTGCGGATCGTCCTCGGTCTCGCACTTGGCGTGGTGCTTGCGGTGGATCGCAGTCCACTCCTTGGTCACCATACCGGTGGTCAGCCAGAGCCAGAAACGGAAGAAATGCTGAGCGACCGGGTGCAGGTCCAGCGAGCGGTGGGCCATGCAGCGGTGCAGGAAGATGGTGACGCCGCAGATGGTGATGTGGGTCACCACCAGCGTGTAGATCACGATCTCCCACCAGGACCAGTTGGCAAGGCCGTTGGCGGCCCAGTCAAGAATAGAGTCGAACAAACCGTTCTCCATCGATTAAACAGGGTACAGCCATGCGACGCGGTGACGCAGCGCATGCGCGAAGCAGAAAAAGGACTGCAAATACGGTGATTGCGCTATATATCCGGCAGCGTCAGCCACGGGTCCGGCCTGACACGGCGGAGTCCCCTGCTGCGCCGCCCGGCGCCGCTCCCGGCAAGGAACCGGGGCTGGCGAGACGGGGCGCGAGCCGCTGCAATCCGGCGGCTGTCTCATGTGGGGGTCGGGATGCCTGGGCAAACCACGACGACCGGCTATTTTACCGGATCGCGCGGTGCCGGACATCCGCTTTTTCCCGAGTTTGACGAAGCGCAACGGATTTCGTTCTATAAGCGCCTCTTATATCACATCAATCCATTGCCATCTGCCCGATGCGGCACCTGCGCTGGCACGGCCGGGTCGGTCGCCAGGCCCGGCGCCTGCGCGCCGAGCACGCGCAGCTCGCGCTGCGGATAAGGAATGGAGATCCCGTGTTCGCGCAGCGTGCGCCAGATGGCGCGGTTCATCGCCGACTGCACACCGAGCTTGCCGTTCTGCGGGTCGGCGATGTAGCCGGCCACCTCGTACTCGATGCCGCTGTCGGCAAACTGCACCAGGAAGGCGCTCGGCGCGGGGGTTTCGAGCAGGCGCGGAATGCCCCGCACGCAGTCGGCCAGCAGTGCCAGCACGGTCTCGGGATCGCTGTCGTAGTCGGCCTGCACGCGCGTGGCCACGCGCACATTGGTATTGGAGAAGGAGTGGTTCTGCACCGCCTGCGCCACCAGCTGCTCGTTCGGCACCAGGGTCTCGCCATCGCCGTTGCGGACCACCGTGTAGCGGGTGCGGATCTGCGACACGATGCCGGTGTACTTGTCGACCGTGATCTGGTCGCCCAGCTTGACCGAATGGTCCAGCAGGATGATGAAGCCCGAGATGTAGTTGCTGGCGATCTTCTGCAGGCCCAGGCCCAGGCCCACGCCCAGCGCGCCGCCGAACACCGACAGCACGGTCAGGTCGATACCGACCAGCGACAGGCTCAGCAGCAGGGAAACCAGCAGCAGCAGGGCCTTGGAAATGCGGCTGAGCACCATCTTCAGGTTGCTGTCCAATCCGCGCGAGCGCATCAGCCGTTCTTCCAGCCAGGAGCCGAACCACATCGCGATCAGCACCGTCAGCAGGATCCAGACCACCGCCATCAGGGTGTCGGCGAGGTTGACCTGCTGCTTGCCGCCCACCGAGAAACGCACCGTCTCCATCCAGCCGACCACATCCCACAGCACGCCCAGCACGTAGAGCAGCATGGACGCCCACACCAGCGTAGTCAGCACCTTCTCGACCAGCATCAGCAGCCCGTGCAGCTGTCCCTCCCCGGACAGCACCCGGCGCAGGATATAGAAGGCGATATAGAGGAAGGTGATGCCGAACAGCGGCACCAGCGCGAGCCGCAGCACGCTGACCGACATCAACTGGGCCAGGCTGAAGCGCGCTGCCAGAACCAGCAGCCAGCCGCACAAGGGGAAGATGGCGCGTTCGAGGCTGGCGGCGGCGAAGCGCAGCGCAAAGCTGGACTCCTGGTAGTGCCGCTCCAGGCGGCGCACCACAAGGCGCGCCAGCATCCAGGCGACGCCCAGGCAGGCGGCGAGTACCGCCAGTTGCCAGATGAAGCCCGGGCCGCCCGCATCGCGGATCAGGTCGTCCAGCATCTTGCCGAACATCGAATGCGTGGCCTTCAGGTCGGTCACCTTCAGGTCGGTCAGGGTATTGCTGTTCATGGAGGAGTCCTTGCGGACGTAAGCCGGGACAGGGATCAGGATCAGCGCGCGCCGCCGTCCACCGATGCTCCGTAGGGCAGCGCCTCGTCGGCGTGCCGCTGCCAGTTGCGCGCGTACAGGCGCGCGAGTTCGGCATGGCCGCGCAACACAAGCACGTTCTCGGCGTTCTTGCGCTGGGCGCCCTGCGTGAAATTGAAACTGCCCGTGACCAGCACGGGCTCATCGCCGTCGGCGTCGATCACCACGACCTTGTTGTGCGCGTTGGCGAAACGCACCTCCAGCCGCACCGGGATGCCGGCGCGCGCCAGCTCCGGCACGCGGCTGCCGCCCTGGCGCATCATCTGCTCACGGTCGGCCAGCACACGGACATCGACGCCGCGCCCGTGCGCCGCCACCAGGGCACGCACGATGGCGCGGTTGGACAGCAGGTAGGCCTGCACCAGCACCTGCCGGCGGGCCTCGCCGATGGCAGCGGCGATCAGGCCTTCGACATCGTCGCCCGGCGTGAAAGCCGCCTGCACGGTGCCTCGCGCCGGCAACTCCGGCGGCGCGGCCACGGCCGGCAGGGCGGCGGCCGCCAGCAGCAGCCAGCCCGCGCCCAGCAGTGCCGGCAGGCCCGCCGCACGGATGCGCTTTCTCTGACGCAATGGACTAGCGCAGGCGCTCGAGCACCGCGGCAAAGAAGCCGTCGGTCTGGTGCAGCTGCGGGTACAGGGCGAACATCTCCCCGTCGGCCGCGGACGGGGCCAGCGCGATCTTCTGCTCGGCCAGCACCTCGGCGGCCGGCACCAGGCGGAAGTCCGGATGGGCGGCCAGGAAGTCGCGCACGATGGCCTCGTTTTCCGCCTCGAGCACGCTGCAGGTGGCGTAGACGACACGGCCGCCGGCCTTCACCAGGCGTGCGGCGGAGTCCAGGATGGCGCTCTGCTTGGCGCTCAGTTCCAGGACCGACTGCGGCGTCTGGCGCCACTTCAGGTCGGGATTGCGACGCAGGGTACCCAGGCCGCTGCAGGGCGCATCGACCAGCACGCGGTCGATCTTGCCGGCCAGGCGCTTGATCTTGGCATCGTGCTCCGAGTCGATCAGCACCGGGTGCACGTTGGACAGGCCGCTGCGCGCCAGGCGCGGCTTCAGGTTGGCCAGGCGCTTCTCCGACACGTCGAAGGCGTAGAGCCGGCCGGTGGAACGCATCGCGGCGCCCAGGGCCAGCGTCTTGCCGCCGGCGCCGGCGCAGAAGTCCACCACCATCTCGCCGCGGCGCGGCGCCAGCAGCTGGCACAGCAACTGGCTGCCCTCATCCTGCACTTCGACCAGGCCGTTGACGAACAGCGGCAGCTTGTTCAGCGCCGGCTTGCCCGACAGGCGGATGCCGGCCGGGGCCATCGGCGTCGGCTCGGCGCGCAGACCGGCCGCGGCCAGTTCGGCCAGGGCGTCTTCACGCGAGCCCTTGAGCGTGTTGACGCGCAGGTCCAGCGGCGCCGGACGCAGCCAGGCATCGGCCAGGGCAGCCGCAAAGGCCTCGCCATGGTGCTTGACCAGTTCGTCGAACAGCCATTCCGGCAGGTTGGCGCGCACGCGCGGCGCCAGGCTGGCACGCTCGATGGTGGTGAGGCGGTCGAGCCATTCGGCCTCCTCGGGCGACAGCAGGGACGTCAGGGCGTCACGGCCCTGGGTCGCCGCCAGGCCGAGCAGGGCCAGCCGGCGTGCCGCGGCGCCCGAGCCGCTCTCGGCGAACTGGGCGAACTCGACGCGGCGGCGCAGGACGGCGAACACCGCCTCGGCGACGATGCCGCGCTCGCGGTGCCCCAGCTTGGGGTTCTCGCGGAAATAGTGGCTGACCACGGCATCGGCCGGACGCGCGAACAGCATGACCTTGCCCAGCAGGCGGTCGATGTGCTGGACGTGCGAGGGATGCAGGCCGTGGCCCGCGCGCATTTCGCCGGCGCCGGCGCCGGCTTCGCGCGGGCGGGCGGGCTGGCGCAGCGGCGAGGCCTTGCGCCCCTTGCCGCGCGCGGGTTGGCGCTCGTCGCGTCCGTCGCGGCTGCGGCGCGCGCCGCCGTTATGGTTGTTGTCCTGGCGGTTCATTGCAGCACCTCCGCGGCTTGCAGTCGGACCAGCAGTTGCGACTCGGGCGGCTCCACCTCCACCCTCCCGTCCTCGACGCGCAGGCGGTCCTGCACGAACCAGCGCACGGCGCGCGGATAGATCCGATGCTCGCAGTCGAGCAGGCGCGCGGCCAGCGACTCGGGCGTGTCGCCCGGCAGTACATCGACGGCCGCCTGCACGACGATGGGACCGTGATCGAGGCGGGGCGTGACGAAATGCACTGAAGCACCGTGCAGCTTGACGCCGGCCTCCAGCGCCTGGCGGTGGGTATGCAGGCCCGGGAAGCTGGGCAGCAGCGAGGGATGGATATTCAGCATGCGGCCGGCGTAGTGCTCCACGAAAGAGGGGGTCAGGATGCGCATGAAGCCGGCCAGCACCACCAGGTCGGGGGCATGGGCGTCGATGACGGCGGCCAGGGCCGTATCGAAGGCTTCACGATCGGAATATTGGCGGTGGTCGACCACCGCGGTGGCGATGCCCTGGGAA of the Cupriavidus malaysiensis genome contains:
- the purN gene encoding phosphoribosylglycinamide formyltransferase, yielding MKNIVILISGRGSNMEAIVRACASEGWPARVAAVIASRPDAAGLAFAASQGIATAVVDHRQYSDREAFDTALAAVIDAHAPDLVVLAGFMRILTPSFVEHYAGRMLNIHPSLLPSFPGLHTHRQALEAGVKLHGASVHFVTPRLDHGPIVVQAAVDVLPGDTPESLAARLLDCEHRIYPRAVRWFVQDRLRVEDGRVEVEPPESQLLVRLQAAEVLQ
- a CDS encoding acyl-CoA desaturase yields the protein MFDSILDWAANGLANWSWWEIVIYTLVVTHITICGVTIFLHRCMAHRSLDLHPVAQHFFRFWLWLTTGMVTKEWTAIHRKHHAKCETEDDPHSPQTRGIRKVLLEGAELYRAEAKNKETITKFGHGTPDDWIERNVYSRFGWQGVGLMLIIDVALFGVIGLTVWAVQMLWIPIHAAGIINGLGHFWGYRNYDCEDASTNVSPWGIIIGGEELHNNHHTYPTSAKFSIKWYEFDIGWGYIRAMQAVGLAKVKKTPPKARLVEARPVDHNTLEAIIANRYDVMARYAKAVKAAYKDELQKLKAGSLPAYRDFKPARKWFHREEGKLAATQREQLADIVQQNKSLHTFVEMRRELAAIWGRSNLTREQLLQQLQAWCHRAEASGIQALQDFSLRLRRYA
- a CDS encoding RsmB/NOP family class I SAM-dependent RNA methyltransferase, coding for MNRQDNNHNGGARRSRDGRDERQPARGKGRKASPLRQPARPREAGAGAGEMRAGHGLHPSHVQHIDRLLGKVMLFARPADAVVSHYFRENPKLGHRERGIVAEAVFAVLRRRVEFAQFAESGSGAAARRLALLGLAATQGRDALTSLLSPEEAEWLDRLTTIERASLAPRVRANLPEWLFDELVKHHGEAFAAALADAWLRPAPLDLRVNTLKGSREDALAELAAAGLRAEPTPMAPAGIRLSGKPALNKLPLFVNGLVEVQDEGSQLLCQLLAPRRGEMVVDFCAGAGGKTLALGAAMRSTGRLYAFDVSEKRLANLKPRLARSGLSNVHPVLIDSEHDAKIKRLAGKIDRVLVDAPCSGLGTLRRNPDLKWRQTPQSVLELSAKQSAILDSAARLVKAGGRVVYATCSVLEAENEAIVRDFLAAHPDFRLVPAAEVLAEQKIALAPSAADGEMFALYPQLHQTDGFFAAVLERLR
- the nadC gene encoding carboxylating nicotinate-nucleotide diphosphorylase, which codes for MSTASINPIFDGYGAALAEALQDNVRAAIAEDVGSGDLTGMLVPAGKPARARVIVRERAVLCGRPWFDACMRAVDPALEVRWLQEEGALMEADSVVCEITGPARSLLTAERPSLNFLQLLSGVASATRRYADLVAGTHARVLDTRKTLPGLRLAQKYAVKVGGGENQRLALYDGILIKENHIAAAGGITAALRAAEQLGSGVSVQVEVETLAELEEALAAGARSILIDNFTEPMMRDAVRINAGRALLEVSGGVNHETIRAFAQTGVDRISVGALTKDVRATDYSLRIIE
- the nadA gene encoding quinolinate synthase NadA; this encodes MTPQTIKTVEFEKPNVADANGAAGGSCVAHAWAKVPPALNAAERSELKARIRALLKARDAVLVAHYYVDADLQDLAEETGGCVSDSLEMARFGRDHPAKTLVVAGVRFMGETAKILSPEKTILMPDLDATCSLDLGCPADEFSAFCDAHPDRTVVVYANTSAAVKARADWMVTSSIGLKIVEHLHARGEKILWAPDKHLGSYIQQQTGADMLLWQGSCLVHDEFKGIELDLLRREFPKARILVHPESPANVVAQADVVGSTSQLIAAAQSLDATEFIVATDNGILHKMRMAAPGKHFIEAPTAGNSATCKSCAHCPWMAMNALSNLAEVLETGRNEIHVDAQLGRQAYTCIDRMLGFAAAQKTNVRPSADLAKEQALFQGVGPA
- a CDS encoding mechanosensitive ion channel family protein yields the protein MNSNTLTDLKVTDLKATHSMFGKMLDDLIRDAGGPGFIWQLAVLAACLGVAWMLARLVVRRLERHYQESSFALRFAAASLERAIFPLCGWLLVLAARFSLAQLMSVSVLRLALVPLFGITFLYIAFYILRRVLSGEGQLHGLLMLVEKVLTTLVWASMLLYVLGVLWDVVGWMETVRFSVGGKQQVNLADTLMAVVWILLTVLIAMWFGSWLEERLMRSRGLDSNLKMVLSRISKALLLLVSLLLSLSLVGIDLTVLSVFGGALGVGLGLGLQKIASNYISGFIILLDHSVKLGDQITVDKYTGIVSQIRTRYTVVRNGDGETLVPNEQLVAQAVQNHSFSNTNVRVATRVQADYDSDPETVLALLADCVRGIPRLLETPAPSAFLVQFADSGIEYEVAGYIADPQNGKLGVQSAMNRAIWRTLREHGISIPYPQRELRVLGAQAPGLATDPAVPAQVPHRADGNGLM
- a CDS encoding phospholipase D family protein; translation: MRAAGLPALLGAGWLLLAAAALPAVAAPPELPARGTVQAAFTPGDDVEGLIAAAIGEARRQVLVQAYLLSNRAIVRALVAAHGRGVDVRVLADREQMMRQGGSRVPELARAGIPVRLEVRFANAHNKVVVIDADGDEPVLVTGSFNFTQGAQRKNAENVLVLRGHAELARLYARNWQRHADEALPYGASVDGGAR
- the nadB gene encoding L-aspartate oxidase, with the translated sequence MNFDVAIVGSGLAGLTVALQLAETHRVVILCKRAMTQGASDWAQGGIAAVLDSGDSHDEHVQDTLVAGAGLCDEEATRYIVEHGRETIQWLIDRGVPFTRDEQAELGFHLTREGGHSRRRIIHAADATGHAVVSTLSEQARRHPNITILEDHFAIDLITAGKLGLPGKRCYGLYVLDDASGHVRTVTATHTVLATGGAGKVYLYTTNPDTATGDGIAMAWRAGCRVANMEFIQFHPTCLYHPYAKSFLISEAVRGEGGLLRLPDGTRFMPAHDARAELAPRDVVARAIDFEMKKHGLDYVHLDISHQPEAFLREHFPTIHARCLELGIDIAREPIPVVPAAHYTCGGVVTDTAGRTDLANLYAVGESACTGLHGANRLASNSLLECMVIGRAAAAHIAVQDKSTRPDVALPAWDESRVSDADEEVVVSHNWDELRRMMWNYVGIVRTSKRLERAQHRIGLLREEIGEYYANFRVTRDLLELRNLVEVSSLIVDSAYSRHESRGLHFSRDYPDTLPKALPTVMQPPSRQR